A single window of Nocardioides kongjuensis DNA harbors:
- a CDS encoding putative quinol monooxygenase, with protein sequence MAFVVAATWTAKEGEEKRVEDVIKEMTPPSRAEEGNLFYQAQVNPEEPRVFFLYEQYVDEAAYEAHKATPHFQEKVFGYILEYLEERAVKTYTTIDV encoded by the coding sequence ATGGCATTCGTCGTCGCCGCAACCTGGACGGCCAAGGAAGGCGAGGAGAAGCGCGTCGAGGACGTCATCAAGGAGATGACTCCGCCGTCCCGGGCCGAGGAGGGCAACCTCTTCTACCAGGCCCAGGTCAACCCCGAGGAGCCACGCGTCTTCTTCCTCTACGAGCAGTACGTCGACGAGGCGGCCTACGAAGCCCACAAGGCCACCCCGCACTTCCAGGAGAAGGTCTTCGGCTACATCCTGGAGTACCTCGAGGAGCGGGCCGTCAAGACCTACACCACCATCGACGTCTGA
- a CDS encoding SRPBCC family protein has translation MELVHDFTVPVPADQAFDLLVDVQRIAPCMPGAVITSVDGDSFEGGMKIKLGPISMTFRGDGELIEKDPEARRAVIRAQGRDAKGNGGAQATVTAALTEQGGTTGVHVVTDLNVTGKAAQFGGGVMKDVSNRMLAQFADNLSQMISAGATATPTPAITPAASSHATAGPTTAAATAPAFTPNDDGLDAMGLLLGSDAVKNVARPALVGLAGLVIGYLYGKNRVLERTVRRGC, from the coding sequence ATGGAGCTCGTCCACGACTTCACCGTCCCCGTCCCCGCCGACCAGGCCTTCGACCTGCTCGTCGACGTCCAGCGCATCGCGCCCTGCATGCCCGGAGCGGTGATCACCTCCGTCGACGGCGACAGCTTCGAAGGCGGGATGAAGATCAAGCTCGGCCCGATCTCCATGACCTTCCGCGGCGACGGCGAGCTGATCGAGAAGGACCCCGAAGCCCGACGAGCGGTGATCCGCGCGCAGGGCCGTGACGCCAAGGGCAACGGCGGCGCCCAGGCCACCGTGACCGCCGCACTCACCGAGCAGGGCGGAACGACCGGTGTGCACGTGGTCACCGACCTCAACGTCACCGGCAAGGCCGCCCAGTTCGGCGGCGGCGTCATGAAGGACGTCAGCAACCGGATGCTGGCCCAGTTCGCCGACAACCTGTCCCAGATGATCAGCGCCGGCGCCACCGCCACGCCCACCCCGGCCATCACGCCCGCAGCGAGCAGTCACGCGACCGCGGGCCCGACCACCGCCGCGGCCACGGCGCCGGCCTTCACCCCCAACGACGACGGCCTCGACGCCATGGGCCTGCTTCTGGGCTCGGACGCGGTCAAGAACGTGGCCCGTCCCGCCCTTGTCGGCCTCGCCGGCCTGGTCATCGGCTACCTGTACGGCAAGAACCGAGTTCTGGAGAGGACGGTGCGTCGTGGCTGCTGA
- a CDS encoding FCD domain-containing protein, with product MTLSRSVLREQVKEIVIQRILDGTYRPGQRVVELALAQEFGVSQAPVREALRDLEAMRFIESAPYKGSWVREVSREELAESYPVRAVLEELAGQLAAPQVDNSTLRQLEAEFQNMMDAARSQDQHGVLVHDARFHEIIIETAGNRVLLDSWSGLRIEAYTLVSVIKSHHDLLAIANTHLPILDALRQRDGDLAGKVMRQHIDHFLAELLGDDLS from the coding sequence GTGACGCTCTCCCGGTCGGTCCTGCGCGAGCAGGTCAAGGAGATCGTCATCCAGCGGATCTTGGACGGCACCTACCGTCCAGGGCAGCGGGTGGTCGAGCTCGCCCTCGCCCAGGAGTTCGGCGTCAGCCAGGCACCGGTCCGGGAGGCGCTGCGCGACCTGGAGGCGATGAGGTTCATCGAGTCCGCGCCGTACAAGGGCTCCTGGGTGCGGGAGGTGTCGCGCGAGGAGCTCGCCGAGAGCTACCCCGTGCGCGCCGTGCTGGAGGAGCTCGCCGGACAGCTCGCCGCGCCGCAGGTGGACAACTCCACGCTGCGCCAGCTGGAGGCGGAGTTCCAGAACATGATGGACGCCGCCCGGAGCCAGGACCAGCACGGCGTGCTCGTCCACGACGCCCGCTTCCACGAGATCATCATCGAGACCGCGGGCAACCGGGTGCTGCTCGACAGCTGGTCGGGGCTGCGGATCGAGGCCTACACGCTCGTCTCGGTGATCAAGTCGCACCACGACCTGTTGGCCATCGCCAACACGCACCTTCCCATCCTGGACGCGCTCCGTCAGCGCGATGGCGACCTGGCCGGGAAGGTCATGCGCCAGCACATCGATCACTTCCTCGCCGAACTCCTGGGAGATGACCTGTCATGA
- a CDS encoding fumarylacetoacetate hydrolase family protein: MKYVTYADTPTRARIGYLDDGEVVDVGFEGDMVAFIEAGAPHGQTRKAGEVGAVRLLAPLRPRTIRDFLAFEGHLINAFAGLGKEIPSEWYSVPAHYKGLPDTVIGPDEEIPWPSYTEKLDHELELAAIIGRPGRGITEAQALDHVFGYTIWNDMSARDVQTRELPVGMGPCKAKDWDGSNILGPCIVTADELDPHDVDLEVRINGERWGGTNTKDMHHTFEAMIAYTSQDLTLRAGEVLGSGTATGGSGLELDRWVQPGDLIEMEASGIGILRNRVGQRPT; the protein is encoded by the coding sequence ATGAAGTATGTGACCTACGCCGACACCCCCACCAGGGCCCGGATCGGATACCTCGACGACGGCGAGGTCGTCGACGTCGGCTTCGAGGGCGACATGGTCGCCTTCATCGAGGCCGGCGCACCCCACGGCCAGACCCGCAAGGCCGGCGAGGTGGGCGCCGTACGCCTGCTCGCCCCCCTGCGGCCGCGGACGATTCGCGACTTCCTCGCCTTCGAGGGCCACCTGATCAACGCGTTCGCCGGCCTCGGCAAGGAGATCCCCTCGGAGTGGTACTCCGTGCCGGCTCACTACAAGGGCCTCCCCGACACCGTGATCGGGCCCGACGAAGAGATCCCGTGGCCCTCGTACACCGAGAAGCTGGATCACGAGCTCGAGCTCGCCGCGATCATCGGACGACCGGGACGCGGCATCACCGAAGCCCAGGCTCTGGACCACGTGTTCGGCTACACCATCTGGAACGACATGTCGGCCCGGGACGTGCAGACCAGGGAGCTGCCCGTCGGGATGGGGCCGTGCAAGGCCAAGGACTGGGACGGCTCCAACATCCTCGGTCCCTGCATCGTCACCGCCGACGAACTCGATCCCCACGACGTCGACCTCGAGGTCCGCATCAACGGGGAACGCTGGGGCGGCACCAACACCAAGGACATGCACCACACCTTCGAGGCGATGATCGCCTACACCTCACAGGACCTGACCCTGCGCGCCGGCGAGGTCCTCGGCAGCGGCACAGCCACTGGCGGATCCGGCCTCGAGCTCGACCGCTGGGTCCAGCCCGGCGACCTCATCGAGATGGAAGCCAGCGGCATCGGCATCCTCCGCAACCGCGTCGGACAGCGACCCACCTGA
- a CDS encoding (2Fe-2S)-binding protein, whose product MDLTLRVNGRTVEVDAEPQTMLVEVLREQVGLTGPRATCGVGLCGTCTVLLDGQPVSSCILMAPLAVGREITTVEGLPEDDTVVSCFDRNHAFQCGYCIPGMVLTAKDMVESGRAGSRDEIREGLGGNLCRCGCYLKIIDAIEEAAR is encoded by the coding sequence ATGGACCTGACCCTGAGGGTCAACGGCCGCACCGTGGAGGTCGACGCCGAACCGCAGACGATGCTCGTCGAGGTGCTGCGCGAGCAGGTCGGACTGACCGGTCCGCGCGCCACCTGTGGTGTGGGCCTGTGCGGCACCTGCACGGTCCTGCTCGACGGCCAGCCGGTCTCCTCCTGCATCCTCATGGCGCCCCTGGCCGTCGGACGCGAGATCACCACGGTCGAGGGCCTGCCCGAGGACGACACCGTCGTTTCCTGCTTCGACCGCAACCACGCCTTCCAGTGCGGCTACTGCATCCCCGGGATGGTGCTGACCGCCAAGGACATGGTCGAGTCCGGCCGCGCCGGAAGCAGGGACGAGATTCGCGAAGGCCTCGGCGGCAACCTGTGCCGCTGCGGTTGCTACCTGAAGATCATCGACGCCATCGAGGAGGCCGCCCGATGA
- a CDS encoding phosphoglycerate mutase family protein, producing the protein MSSNKTVTRAARLVLLRHGEVASHRGDVPVTEPGLTHAERTGKVLGGIDGRFTVLFGGTRRTRETAEALCRGIGDQDRTGEPVESFALRNPDLYLAGTRVNMVSSHAALAEQIPGMTETEAEASEWWSTFISHTDRIGWWLRDANPPGDTAHDVATRLLRFAASLTDPGPMSSTTVIGVTHSPVLRAVLHHATGADSGEPAYVTGVQITLTGSDTPRIQAFDPLADLPGDRT; encoded by the coding sequence ATGTCCTCGAACAAGACGGTGACCCGAGCCGCGCGGCTGGTCCTCCTGCGCCACGGGGAGGTCGCCTCCCACCGCGGAGACGTCCCCGTGACCGAGCCCGGCCTGACCCACGCGGAGCGCACCGGCAAGGTGCTGGGCGGGATCGACGGCCGGTTCACCGTCTTGTTCGGCGGGACCCGCCGAACCCGCGAGACCGCCGAGGCTCTCTGCCGCGGCATCGGCGACCAGGACCGCACCGGCGAGCCCGTCGAGAGCTTCGCGCTGCGCAATCCCGACCTCTACCTCGCCGGCACACGCGTCAACATGGTCAGTTCCCACGCTGCGCTGGCGGAGCAGATCCCGGGGATGACCGAGACCGAGGCCGAGGCCAGCGAGTGGTGGTCCACCTTCATCTCGCACACCGACCGCATCGGCTGGTGGCTGCGCGACGCCAACCCTCCCGGCGACACCGCACACGACGTCGCGACCCGCCTGCTCCGGTTCGCCGCGAGCCTGACCGATCCCGGACCGATGAGCTCGACCACCGTCATCGGAGTCACCCACTCGCCGGTGCTGCGCGCCGTGCTCCACCACGCCACCGGCGCCGACTCCGGTGAACCCGCCTACGTCACCGGAGTCCAGATCACGCTCACCGGATCCGACACGCCCCGGATCCAGGCCTTCGACCCCCTCGCTGACCTGCCCGGCGACCGCACCTGA
- a CDS encoding xanthine dehydrogenase family protein molybdopterin-binding subunit translates to MSEIQKTTPAGASSAVVGINPRITAQIRYSIDTGIPGEWHLRVIRSSVPAGKVTGFQTALLDDDVTFITPDDLDDLSGFGCQIADQTVLTREPKFVGDPIALVVAPTARDARVAAALVEVSYEEHAPVFDHLDAIAADAPLVHARHHTSESDSAYFDMRPQDGTNVCHRFRIRTPQLQGRAEPDLVRTLDDADEALADAFADAEVIVDEVFHTPAAAHVPMEPHATSAQWTDGRLEVITGTQTPFNIRQDLATIFGLPAEDVRVVAPPMGGAFGAKTFIRTEALTAAAAKVVGHPVRCVLDRDEVFNEVTRHPATVRVKLGAKRDGTFVAKRMWNYVNTGGYADCGPGVAQKMGYAGVGPYRFDHVAVDSYCIYTNLPPGGAYRGFGAMQSVWASERAVDLLAERLGMDPVELRRRNLLREGDTFCTGEVMHDVHFEDLLDDAAQAVGWSTDGDRTGKGVAIMLKGMQTPSKAEARIELLPDGRYEVQAATADIGQGASEMLTRLAAESLKCDVDQIVVCTPDTDRVPYDTRTTSSRSTHMMSRALADAARDLLVHGRIGHGYAENEGGLDPDTGQGIASSHWHQGSAAADLDVDPETGVISLKTLFASSYAGKVVNPHGAELQQEGSMILALGSALFEELQFANGQMTNPNLSDYNIASALDVASLRHRVMEIPGAEVHGLGETAVPPVPPAIGNAVASLGYDVRRLPMTPERVLDATTSEEESWT, encoded by the coding sequence ATGAGCGAGATCCAGAAGACCACGCCCGCGGGCGCCAGCTCGGCCGTCGTCGGCATCAACCCACGGATCACCGCCCAGATCAGGTACTCCATCGACACCGGCATCCCCGGCGAGTGGCACCTGCGCGTCATCCGCTCCAGCGTGCCGGCCGGCAAGGTGACCGGGTTCCAGACCGCTCTCCTCGACGACGACGTCACCTTCATCACCCCCGACGACCTCGACGACCTCTCGGGCTTCGGCTGCCAGATCGCCGACCAGACGGTCCTGACCCGCGAACCGAAGTTCGTCGGCGACCCCATCGCGCTCGTCGTGGCGCCCACGGCACGCGACGCCCGAGTCGCCGCGGCCCTGGTCGAGGTCAGCTACGAGGAGCACGCCCCGGTCTTCGACCACCTCGACGCCATCGCCGCGGACGCTCCGCTCGTGCACGCACGTCACCACACCTCCGAGTCGGACTCGGCCTACTTCGACATGCGCCCCCAGGACGGCACCAACGTGTGTCACCGGTTCCGGATCCGCACCCCGCAGCTGCAGGGCCGTGCGGAACCCGACCTGGTGCGCACGCTCGACGACGCCGACGAGGCACTGGCCGACGCGTTCGCCGACGCCGAGGTGATCGTCGACGAGGTGTTCCACACCCCCGCCGCGGCGCACGTCCCGATGGAGCCGCACGCCACCAGCGCCCAATGGACCGACGGACGCCTGGAGGTGATCACCGGCACCCAGACGCCCTTCAACATCCGTCAGGACCTGGCCACGATCTTCGGGCTCCCCGCCGAGGACGTCCGCGTCGTCGCCCCACCGATGGGCGGCGCCTTCGGAGCCAAGACCTTCATCCGCACCGAGGCCCTCACTGCCGCGGCGGCCAAGGTCGTCGGCCACCCCGTCCGGTGCGTCCTGGACCGCGACGAGGTCTTCAACGAGGTCACCCGCCATCCGGCCACGGTCCGGGTGAAGCTCGGCGCCAAGCGCGACGGCACGTTCGTGGCCAAGCGGATGTGGAACTACGTCAACACAGGCGGCTACGCCGACTGCGGCCCCGGCGTCGCGCAGAAGATGGGATACGCCGGTGTCGGGCCCTACCGGTTCGACCACGTCGCGGTGGACTCCTACTGCATCTACACCAACCTCCCGCCCGGCGGCGCCTACCGCGGATTCGGGGCGATGCAGTCGGTATGGGCCTCCGAGCGGGCAGTCGACCTACTGGCCGAGCGCCTGGGGATGGACCCGGTGGAGCTGCGCCGACGCAACCTGCTGCGCGAGGGCGACACGTTCTGCACCGGCGAAGTCATGCACGACGTCCACTTCGAGGATCTGCTCGACGACGCGGCGCAGGCAGTGGGATGGTCGACCGACGGTGACCGCACCGGTAAGGGCGTGGCGATCATGCTCAAGGGGATGCAGACCCCGAGCAAGGCCGAGGCCCGCATCGAGCTGCTCCCCGACGGACGGTACGAGGTCCAGGCCGCGACCGCCGACATCGGGCAGGGCGCCAGCGAGATGCTGACCCGCTTGGCCGCCGAGAGTCTCAAGTGCGACGTCGACCAGATCGTCGTGTGCACCCCGGACACCGACCGCGTCCCCTACGACACCCGGACCACATCGAGCCGATCGACGCACATGATGAGTCGTGCCCTCGCCGACGCGGCAAGGGACCTCCTCGTCCACGGCCGGATCGGCCACGGATACGCCGAGAACGAAGGCGGTCTCGACCCCGACACCGGCCAGGGCATCGCCTCCTCCCACTGGCACCAGGGCTCGGCAGCGGCCGACCTCGACGTCGATCCCGAGACCGGCGTGATCAGCCTGAAGACGCTGTTCGCCTCCTCCTACGCAGGCAAGGTCGTCAACCCGCACGGCGCCGAACTGCAACAGGAAGGCTCGATGATCCTCGCTCTCGGCAGCGCGCTGTTCGAGGAGCTCCAGTTCGCCAACGGGCAGATGACCAACCCGAACCTGTCGGACTACAACATCGCCTCCGCGCTCGACGTTGCCTCGCTGCGGCACCGGGTGATGGAGATCCCGGGCGCCGAGGTCCACGGGCTCGGCGAGACCGCCGTGCCTCCGGTGCCGCCGGCCATCGGCAACGCCGTCGCCTCACTCGGCTACGACGTACGCCGGCTGCCGATGACCCCCGAGCGTGTGCTCGACGCCACCACCTCCGAGGAGGAGTCATGGACCTGA
- a CDS encoding FAD binding domain-containing protein, with translation MTWHTPTTVDEVLRLRAEQPDAPIVAGGTFLGILVRQGLVEADDWISLQKVGELTRLGHAGDLSVGAMVTHRRLELDDQVRGIWPGVAAAFQAVASPRIRNVATMGGVLADADYASDPPSMLVASEAVAEVASLRGTRRIPVSELIVGHYATTLEEDELITRVVVPRPAGKAVYRKLRTRSQEDRPASSVAAVVRRDRVRVVVGAVSDRPHYFPDVCETWQPGSQQNAREIGTEYAARIDYIDDNRGSAAYRRRVVAVEVARALMAVAS, from the coding sequence ATGACCTGGCACACGCCGACCACCGTCGACGAGGTGCTCCGGCTCCGCGCAGAGCAGCCGGACGCACCGATCGTCGCGGGCGGCACCTTCCTGGGCATCCTCGTGCGCCAGGGCCTGGTCGAGGCCGACGACTGGATCTCCCTGCAAAAGGTCGGCGAGCTCACTCGTCTCGGCCACGCCGGGGACCTGTCGGTGGGCGCGATGGTCACCCACCGGCGCCTCGAGCTCGACGACCAGGTGCGTGGGATCTGGCCGGGAGTGGCCGCGGCCTTCCAGGCGGTGGCCAGCCCGCGGATCCGTAACGTCGCCACCATGGGTGGGGTCCTGGCCGACGCCGACTACGCCTCGGACCCGCCTTCGATGCTGGTCGCCTCCGAGGCGGTCGCCGAGGTCGCCAGCCTCAGGGGCACCCGCCGCATCCCCGTCTCGGAGCTGATCGTGGGCCACTACGCGACCACACTCGAGGAGGACGAGCTGATCACCCGTGTCGTCGTGCCCCGGCCGGCGGGCAAGGCGGTCTACCGCAAGCTCCGCACCCGCTCCCAGGAGGACCGTCCCGCCTCGTCAGTGGCGGCCGTCGTCCGGCGGGATCGAGTCCGGGTGGTCGTCGGCGCGGTCAGCGACCGGCCGCACTACTTCCCCGACGTGTGCGAGACCTGGCAGCCCGGGAGCCAGCAGAACGCACGAGAGATCGGCACGGAGTACGCCGCGCGCATCGACTACATCGACGACAACCGTGGATCGGCGGCCTACCGGCGTCGGGTCGTCGCCGTCGAGGTCGCCCGCGCCCTGATGGCGGTGGCGTCATGA
- a CDS encoding MBL fold metallo-hydrolase yields the protein MQKVTSNVWTDTTLRGCNPSMVLTSDGVVVIDTPQLPTKAVAMRQEAESHGDIRYVINTEHHVDHIFGNYYFRGTGEIVHHQGVADNFMEVTPSLDSFDYAHEAVPTDDPDGEAIFPDRETYFADPGRATITFTGDLTLTVGDHTFELLHTPGHTPGQIAVHVPEERVVFTGDTIFSECQTWLMGSNVTEWLTALDRIAALDVDWVVPGHGEVVTKPYLARQRANLLEWVQAVSDAVAQGWTREETIQRVNFADRYPVDVGQGYMMNHIQTLNAGSLWDKLTQARPA from the coding sequence ATGCAGAAGGTCACCAGCAACGTCTGGACCGACACCACCCTCCGGGGCTGCAACCCCAGCATGGTCCTCACCAGCGACGGCGTCGTCGTCATCGACACCCCGCAGCTGCCGACCAAGGCAGTCGCCATGCGCCAGGAGGCGGAGTCCCACGGCGACATCCGCTACGTCATCAACACCGAGCACCATGTCGACCACATCTTCGGCAACTACTACTTCCGCGGCACCGGCGAGATCGTCCACCACCAGGGCGTGGCCGACAACTTCATGGAGGTCACCCCCTCACTGGACTCCTTCGACTACGCCCACGAGGCGGTGCCCACCGACGACCCCGACGGCGAGGCGATCTTCCCCGACCGCGAGACCTACTTCGCCGACCCCGGGCGAGCGACCATCACCTTCACCGGCGACCTCACGCTCACTGTCGGCGACCACACCTTCGAACTGCTCCACACTCCGGGCCACACCCCCGGCCAGATCGCCGTGCACGTCCCCGAGGAACGGGTCGTCTTCACCGGGGACACGATCTTCTCCGAGTGCCAGACCTGGCTCATGGGCTCCAACGTCACCGAGTGGTTGACCGCCCTGGACCGCATCGCCGCGCTCGACGTCGACTGGGTCGTGCCCGGCCACGGCGAGGTGGTCACCAAGCCCTACCTCGCGCGCCAACGGGCCAACCTCCTGGAGTGGGTACAGGCCGTGAGCGACGCCGTCGCCCAGGGATGGACCCGCGAGGAGACGATCCAGCGGGTGAACTTCGCCGATCGGTACCCCGTCGACGTCGGCCAGGGCTACATGATGAACCACATCCAGACCCTCAACGCCGGCTCGCTCTGGGACAAGCTCACGCAGGCCCGACCCGCCTGA
- a CDS encoding PEP/pyruvate-binding domain-containing protein: MNTPLVLPFDDPRCCEVDLTGGKGASLASMTANGLPVPPGFVITANAFVEAVDGDALVRHLKARDLDAARAVVRAAKPPRDLIEEQYRRLPAGCSVAVRSSACAEDSNDASYAGQQETYLFVETLDDVLEKVVECWLSFFSERAIFYREHKGDLNDIAMAVVVQQMVDATKAGVMFTVDPVNHRKDRVVIEAARGIGEHVVSGEVTPDYYTLDRKGCVKKARIVDEQILNDTELADLVKLGLHLADLNGCPQDIEWAYDDTGLFMLQSRPVTTAI; the protein is encoded by the coding sequence ATGAACACACCCCTCGTGTTGCCCTTCGACGACCCGCGCTGCTGCGAGGTCGACCTGACCGGAGGTAAGGGCGCAAGCCTCGCCTCGATGACCGCGAACGGGCTGCCCGTTCCCCCGGGCTTCGTGATCACCGCCAACGCGTTCGTCGAGGCCGTCGACGGCGACGCGCTCGTGAGGCACCTCAAGGCCCGTGACCTGGACGCGGCGCGCGCGGTCGTGCGTGCCGCCAAGCCGCCGCGGGACCTGATCGAGGAGCAGTACCGCCGCCTTCCGGCCGGCTGCTCGGTCGCCGTCCGTTCCTCTGCCTGCGCCGAGGACAGCAACGACGCCTCCTACGCCGGCCAGCAGGAGACCTACCTGTTCGTCGAGACGCTCGATGATGTGCTGGAGAAGGTCGTGGAGTGCTGGCTCTCCTTCTTCTCCGAGCGCGCGATCTTCTACCGCGAGCACAAGGGCGATCTGAACGACATCGCCATGGCGGTCGTCGTCCAGCAGATGGTCGATGCCACCAAGGCCGGTGTGATGTTCACCGTCGACCCCGTCAACCACCGCAAGGACCGGGTGGTGATCGAGGCGGCCCGCGGGATCGGGGAGCACGTCGTCTCCGGCGAGGTGACCCCGGACTACTACACGCTCGACCGCAAGGGCTGCGTCAAGAAGGCACGCATCGTCGACGAGCAGATCCTCAACGACACCGAGCTCGCCGACCTGGTCAAGCTCGGGCTGCACCTGGCGGACCTCAACGGCTGCCCCCAGGACATCGAGTGGGCCTACGACGACACCGGCCTGTTCATGCTCCAGTCGCGACCGGTCACCACCGCGATCTGA
- a CDS encoding aldehyde dehydrogenase family protein, producing the protein MAADPITTINPATGEPLASYDPMTPEVIDDILERTASAQVQWAAVPIEQRAVILRGTASLLRARADELAALATAEMGKPITEALAEVEKCAWVCEYYADTSPVVLADREVVASGTRSWVTHEPLGVVLAIMPWNFPFWQVFRFAAPTLMAGNSALLKHSPNVTGTALAIEQVLRDAGLPADAFRTLVVAEPDVPKTVDRIISDDRVAAVTLTGSNRAGSAVAASAGRAAKKSLLELGGSDPFVVLEDAHLDTVVPKAVAGRFLNTGQSCLCAKRFIVHDSLVDEFARRFADAVAELEIGDPASESTRIGPMARADLAEQLARQVEDSVALGAKVLTGGHHLDNGPAWYAPTVLSAVSLDMPVMAEETFGPAAAVIGFGTDDEAVELANATPYGLGASVWSADTARALAVGRRIASGALFINATTASDPRLPFGGVKQSGYGRELGEAGAVEFTNVRTVLIG; encoded by the coding sequence GTGGCTGCTGACCCGATCACCACGATCAACCCCGCCACCGGAGAGCCCCTCGCCTCCTATGACCCCATGACGCCCGAGGTGATCGACGACATCCTCGAGCGCACCGCGAGCGCGCAGGTGCAGTGGGCCGCCGTGCCGATCGAGCAACGGGCCGTCATCCTCCGGGGCACCGCCTCGCTGTTGCGGGCCCGCGCCGACGAACTCGCGGCGCTGGCCACCGCCGAGATGGGCAAGCCGATCACCGAGGCGCTCGCCGAGGTCGAGAAGTGCGCCTGGGTGTGCGAGTACTACGCGGACACCTCGCCTGTGGTGCTCGCCGACCGCGAGGTCGTGGCCTCCGGCACCCGCAGCTGGGTGACCCACGAGCCCTTGGGCGTGGTGCTGGCGATCATGCCGTGGAACTTCCCGTTCTGGCAGGTGTTCCGGTTCGCCGCCCCCACCCTCATGGCCGGCAACAGCGCGCTCCTCAAGCACTCCCCCAACGTCACCGGCACCGCGCTGGCGATCGAGCAGGTCCTGCGCGACGCGGGCCTGCCCGCCGACGCGTTCCGCACGCTGGTCGTGGCCGAGCCCGACGTCCCGAAGACCGTCGACCGGATCATCAGCGATGACCGCGTCGCCGCCGTGACGCTCACGGGAAGCAACCGGGCCGGCTCCGCCGTCGCGGCGAGCGCGGGCCGGGCAGCCAAGAAGAGCCTGCTGGAACTGGGCGGGTCCGATCCGTTCGTCGTCCTCGAAGACGCCCACCTGGACACCGTTGTGCCCAAGGCCGTCGCCGGACGCTTCCTCAACACCGGCCAGTCGTGCCTGTGCGCGAAGCGCTTCATCGTGCACGATTCCCTCGTCGACGAATTCGCACGCCGCTTCGCCGACGCCGTCGCCGAGCTCGAGATCGGCGACCCCGCCTCTGAGTCCACGCGGATCGGCCCCATGGCCCGCGCCGACCTCGCCGAGCAGCTCGCCCGGCAAGTGGAGGACTCCGTCGCGCTCGGCGCGAAGGTGCTCACCGGCGGCCACCACCTGGACAATGGGCCAGCCTGGTACGCCCCCACCGTCCTGAGTGCCGTCAGCCTCGACATGCCGGTCATGGCCGAGGAGACGTTCGGCCCTGCGGCCGCAGTGATCGGATTCGGCACCGACGACGAAGCCGTCGAGCTCGCCAACGCCACGCCGTACGGTCTGGGGGCGAGCGTGTGGTCGGCCGACACCGCACGCGCGCTCGCGGTGGGACGGCGGATCGCCTCCGGCGCGCTGTTCATCAACGCCACCACCGCCTCCGACCCCCGGCTGCCGTTCGGCGGCGTCAAGCAGTCCGGCTACGGCCGCGAGCTCGGCGAGGCCGGCGCGGTGGAGTTCACCAACGTCCGAACCGTCCTCATCGGCTGA
- a CDS encoding DUF5994 family protein translates to MTTTDRVPLRISLNPSSTRRLDGAWWPQSRDLQVECADLIDNFPSNIGRPARLLFSRPDWDAEPDRPSTRRIKAQRGFVKVGSFPEDDTHLVTVILSSRERLELLAIPSSTHTATARTLMDAATDERNILSAADLLVAASAGPSNRGAESEEATWENEGGTRPQAT, encoded by the coding sequence ATGACCACCACCGACCGAGTTCCGCTGAGGATCTCGCTCAACCCCAGCTCGACCCGGCGTCTCGACGGGGCCTGGTGGCCTCAGTCGCGCGACCTCCAGGTCGAGTGCGCCGACCTGATCGACAACTTCCCGAGCAACATCGGCCGCCCGGCGCGCCTGCTGTTCTCCCGGCCCGACTGGGACGCCGAGCCCGACCGACCGTCCACCCGCCGGATCAAGGCTCAGCGCGGTTTCGTCAAGGTCGGCTCGTTCCCCGAGGACGACACCCACCTGGTGACCGTCATTCTTTCCTCGCGCGAGCGACTCGAACTGCTCGCGATCCCCAGCAGCACGCACACCGCGACCGCACGGACCCTGATGGACGCGGCCACCGACGAACGCAACATCCTCTCGGCCGCCGACCTGCTCGTCGCCGCGAGCGCCGGTCCCTCCAATAGGGGAGCGGAGTCTGAGGAAGCGACATGGGAGAACGAGGGCGGCACCCGCCCTCAAGCGACTTGA